A stretch of DNA from Cryptosporangium aurantiacum:
CGGACCGCTGTCCACCCCGGCTCTTCCAGCGGCGGAGCACCGACCGGCGGTCGGCGCTCCCCGGCGCACAGGTCCGAGCCGCACCACCGCACTACGCGGCAGAGGTCGACCTCCGTCACGACGTCGGCGGCTCGTCCTTTCCTGCCTCCTCCAACGCGTCGGCTTCCTCCTTGGTCTTGTGTACGGCGCCCTCGGAGTGCTCGGGCGGCCCGTAGACCGTGTAGAGCACCAGCGGGTTCGGACCGGTGTTCACGAAGTTGTGCTTCCTATTGGCCGGGACGACGACCAGGTCACCGGCGGCGACCTTGCGGGTCTGGCCGGAGACCCTGGCCTCGCCGACCCCGCTGACGAACGTGAGGATCTGGTCGGTGTCCGGGTGGACCTCCTCGCCGATCTCTCCGCCCGGCGGAATGGTCATGATGACGAGCTGGCTGTGTTCGCCGGTCCAGAGCACGCGGCGAAAGTCGGGGCTCTTTTCGGCAACAGTGGCGATCGTGAAGTGCTCCATGCGCCGGTCTCTTCCCCCGATGCCCCGCGGTTACACCGAGTGGAACGGATCGCGTGACAGCCGTTCCGATTACCGGAATCGTGGCTGGACACCCTGGCATTGACCGGGTGCCATACGCCCTACCGAATCACCGCTCGACTCCGCGAAGGAGATGGACACGATGGGTCTGCTGGACAGCGCGGTCTGGGAGGGCAAGATCTACCTCGACGGGTGGACCGCGGGCGGCGCCGAACCCGCCCCGTCGGTAGCGCCCGCCACCGGCAAGGAGTTGGGGCTGGTCGGCCGGGCCTCGGTGTCCGACGTCCGGCGCGCAGCCGCCTCGGCGGAGGAGGCCCAGAAAGCGTGGGCGGCGCTGCCGTACCCCGAGCGAGCCGCCGTCCTGCGGCGGGCCGGTGACCTGTTCCGCGAGCACGCCGAGGAGATCTCCGGCTGGCTGATTCGAGAGGGTGGCGCGATCCCCGGGCGGGCCGGGTTCGAGATCGACACCGCTGCTCAGGAGTGTTACGAGGCGTCCGCGCTGGCGTCGGCGCCGTACGGCGAGATGCTCCGCTCGGCGCTGCCGCGCTACAGCCTGGCCCGGCAGCTGCCGGTCGGCGTCGTCGGCGTCATCGCGCCGTTCAACGTCCCGATCATCCTGGCGATCCGGGCGATCGCCCCGGCGCTGGCGCTCGGCAACGCGGTCCTGTTCAAGCCGGATCCGCGCACCGCGGTGTGCGGCGGCGTGACGATCGTCCGGGTCCTGGAGGAGGCCGGGCTGCCGTCCGGAGTGCTGTCGTTCCTGCCCGGCGGTGTGGACGTCGGCGAGGCCGTGATCACGGACCCGGCGACACGGGTGATCGCGTTCACCGGGTCGACGAGGGCCGGGCGCCGGATCGGCGAGCTGGCCGGTAAGCACCTCAAGCGCACGCACCTCGAACTGGGTGGCAACTCCGCGCTGATCGTGCTGGACGACGTCGATCCGGCGGAGGTCGTCTCGGCCGCGGCGTGGGGATCGTTCTTCAACCAGGGTCAGGTGTGCATGACGACCGGTCGGCACCTGGTCGCGGCCGGGGTCGCCGACGACTACATCGCCGCGCTCGCGGAGCGGGCCAACCACTTGCCGGTCGGCGACCCGGCGACCGAGCAGGTCGCGCTCGGCCCGGTGATCGACGCCCAGCAGCGCGACAACATCCACGCGCGGGTCACCGCGAGCGTCGAGCAGGGTGCGCGGCTGGCCGCGGGCGGCACGTACGAGGGTCTGTTCTACCGGCCGACCGTGCTCGCGGACATCCCGACGACCGCGCCGGGCTGGGCGGAGGAGATCTTCGGTCCGGTCGCACCGGTTCGCCGGTTCTCGACCGTCGAGGAGGCGATCGCGCTGGCGGCGGACTCGGAATACGGGTTGTCGCTGGGCATCATGACCCGTGACGTCGCGAAGGCGCTGGACATCGCGGCACAGATCCCGTCCGGCGCCGTGCACATCAACGACCAGACCGTGAACGACGAGGCCGTGATCCCGTTCGGCGGCGTCGGCGCTTCCGGCACCGGTTCGCGCCACGGCGGGGGCCGCGCCAACCTCGAGGCGTTCACCGAGACGCAGTGGGTGACACTCCGCTCGACCCCCGCGCAGTATCCGTTCTAGCCATCGACCCCTACTGGACAGTAGGGATGTGGCAGGGTGGCCGGGTGACTTCTCAGCGGCGACTACTCGCAGGTTGGGGCGCGACCGCTCCGACCGCTGCGGACGTGACGTCTCCGGCCACCCTGGACGAAGTGGTCAAGGCCGTCGGCGATGCCCCGGCGAGGGGTGTTCTCCCCCGAGGGCTGGGCCGCAGCTACGGCGACGCCGCTCAGAACGCCGGCGGCCTGGTCGTCGACCTCACGCAGTGCACCCGCGTGCGCCGCTTCGACGTCGAGGCAGGAGTCATCGACGTCGAAGCGGGGCTGAGCCTGCACACGCTGATGCGGCAGGTCCTCCCGTTCGGCTGGTTCGTTCCGGTCACCCCTGGGACGCGGTACGTCACGGTCGGCGGTGCGATCGGCGCCGACATCCACGGGAAGAACCACCACGTCGAGGGCACGTTCGCCCAGCACGTCCGGAGCATCGACCTGCTCCTCGCCTCCGGTGAGGTACGAACGCTCACGCCGGAGGACGACGCGTTCTGGGCCACCGCGGGCGGCATGGGCCTGACCGGCATCGTGCTCGCCGCCACGATCCAGCTGCTCCCGGTCGAGACCAGCCTGATGTCCGTCGACACCGAGCGCGCGCCGAACCTGGACGCGCTGCTCTCCCGGCTGGAAGCCACCGACGACCGGTACCGCTACTCGGTCGCCTGGATCGACCTGCTGGCCCGCGGCGCCCGGATGGGCCGCTCGGTGATCACCCGCGGCGACCACGCCCGGCTGGACCAGTTGCCCCGCCGGAAACGGGCCGAGCCGTTCGCGTTCAGCCCGCATCCGCTGGCGTCGATGCCGGCCGGCATCGTGCCGCCGGGCCTGCTGAACAAGGCGACGGTCGCGGCGTTCAACGAGCTCTGGTACCGCAAAGCACCGGCCGACAAGCGCGGCCAGCTGCAGAGCATCGCCGCGTTCTTCCACCCGCTGGACCTCGTCGAGCGCTGGAACCGCATCTACGGCCGCCCCGGTCTGGTGCAGTACCAGTTCGCGGTGCCCTACGGCGCCGAGGACGTCGTCCGGACCGCGGTCGACCGGCTGAGCGCCGCCGGGTCCCCCGCGTTCCTCGCCGTGCTCAAGCGGTTCGGCGCGGGCAACCAGGGGCCGCTCTCGTTCCCCACGCCCGGCTGGACCCTCGCGCTGGACCTCCCGACGAACATGACCGGTTTGGCGCGGCTGCTGGACGGCCTGGACGAGCTGGTCGTCGCCGCGGGCGGCCGGATCTACCTGGCGAAGGACTCGCGGCTGCGGCCGGAACTGCTCCCGGCGATGTATCCCCGGCTGGACGAGTGGCGGGCCGTCCGGTCCACGCTCGATCCGGCCGGTCTTTTCGCGTCCGATCTGTCGAGGAGGCTGGACCTGTGATCAACGCCCTGGGCTCGCCGCAGTCGCTGCTGCTGCTCGGTGGCACCTCGGAGATCGGGTTGGCGCTCGCGCACAAGCTGATCGCCGACCGCTGCCGCCGGGTGGTGCTGGCCGGTCGGCCGTCGGCCGCCCTCGACTCGGCCGCCGACGATCTCCGGGCCGCCGGTGCGCAGGTCGAGGTTCTCCCGTTCGACGCTTCCGACCCCGAGGCCCATCCCGCCCTGGTCGAAAAAGCCTTTGTGGACGACGTCGATCTCGCCGTTCTTGCGTTCGGTGTCCTGGGTGACCAGTCGGAAGCCGAGCGCGACGCCGCCCACGCCGTTCACATCGCCGCGACGAACTACGTCGGCGCGCTGTCGGTCACGGTGCCGGTCTCGCAGGCGATGCAGCGGCAGGGTCACGGCGCGATCGTCGTGCTCTCCAGCGTCGCGGGCGAGCGCCCCCGGAAGGCGAACTTCGTCTACGGGTCCTCGAAGGCGGGCCTGGACGCCTTCGCGACCGGCTTGGGGGACGCACTGCAGGGCACCGGCGTCCACGTGATGGTCGTCCGGCCCGGCTTCGTCCGGACGAAGATGACCGCGCACCTGGAGCCGGCACCGCTCTCCACCACTCCGGAGCAGGTCGCGGACGCGATCGTCCACGGCTTGCGCCGTCGCAAAGAGACGATCTGGGTTCCCGGGGCAATGCGGTTCGTGATGAGCGCTCTGCGTCACGTACCGCGCCCGATCTTCCGAAAACTCCCGGTCTGAGCGCTCCGGAGACCCCCCGAGAAATCAGGCAGAACCACCAAGGCGCAACACCCTATTCGCTTACCATCACGGAACGGCAACGTGGCCCACACGCTGCCCGTACTGCCGATGCATCCGCTGAGTTCCGGGTTCCGACCGCGGTCGGCGGCGAAGGAGTACGTGTGAGGGAGACGGCCACGGCCGCGGGTGCCGACACCGGCACGCAGGCCGATCCGGAAGTCACCAGATCGAGCGACGCTTCTGCTGCCCAGCGTCCACCCGGCGCCGTCGCGCTGGCGCCCGCCGATGCGGACGCCGCGGCCGACGCCGTCGAGGTGACGAGCCGCGTCGAAGGGCTGAGCCTGGGTCGCCGGAGCTGGGCGTTCGCGCAGTCGCTCCGTCCACGGCAGTGGATCAAAAACGTGCTGGTGTTCGCCGCTCCACTGGCGGCGGGGCGGCTCTG
This window harbors:
- a CDS encoding benzaldehyde dehydrogenase; translation: MGLLDSAVWEGKIYLDGWTAGGAEPAPSVAPATGKELGLVGRASVSDVRRAAASAEEAQKAWAALPYPERAAVLRRAGDLFREHAEEISGWLIREGGAIPGRAGFEIDTAAQECYEASALASAPYGEMLRSALPRYSLARQLPVGVVGVIAPFNVPIILAIRAIAPALALGNAVLFKPDPRTAVCGGVTIVRVLEEAGLPSGVLSFLPGGVDVGEAVITDPATRVIAFTGSTRAGRRIGELAGKHLKRTHLELGGNSALIVLDDVDPAEVVSAAAWGSFFNQGQVCMTTGRHLVAAGVADDYIAALAERANHLPVGDPATEQVALGPVIDAQQRDNIHARVTASVEQGARLAAGGTYEGLFYRPTVLADIPTTAPGWAEEIFGPVAPVRRFSTVEEAIALAADSEYGLSLGIMTRDVAKALDIAAQIPSGAVHINDQTVNDEAVIPFGGVGASGTGSRHGGGRANLEAFTETQWVTLRSTPAQYPF
- a CDS encoding cupin domain-containing protein is translated as MEHFTIATVAEKSPDFRRVLWTGEHSQLVIMTIPPGGEIGEEVHPDTDQILTFVSGVGEARVSGQTRKVAAGDLVVVPANRKHNFVNTGPNPLVLYTVYGPPEHSEGAVHKTKEEADALEEAGKDEPPTS
- a CDS encoding FAD-binding oxidoreductase, which translates into the protein MTSQRRLLAGWGATAPTAADVTSPATLDEVVKAVGDAPARGVLPRGLGRSYGDAAQNAGGLVVDLTQCTRVRRFDVEAGVIDVEAGLSLHTLMRQVLPFGWFVPVTPGTRYVTVGGAIGADIHGKNHHVEGTFAQHVRSIDLLLASGEVRTLTPEDDAFWATAGGMGLTGIVLAATIQLLPVETSLMSVDTERAPNLDALLSRLEATDDRYRYSVAWIDLLARGARMGRSVITRGDHARLDQLPRRKRAEPFAFSPHPLASMPAGIVPPGLLNKATVAAFNELWYRKAPADKRGQLQSIAAFFHPLDLVERWNRIYGRPGLVQYQFAVPYGAEDVVRTAVDRLSAAGSPAFLAVLKRFGAGNQGPLSFPTPGWTLALDLPTNMTGLARLLDGLDELVVAAGGRIYLAKDSRLRPELLPAMYPRLDEWRAVRSTLDPAGLFASDLSRRLDL
- a CDS encoding decaprenylphospho-beta-D-erythro-pentofuranosid-2-ulose 2-reductase is translated as MINALGSPQSLLLLGGTSEIGLALAHKLIADRCRRVVLAGRPSAALDSAADDLRAAGAQVEVLPFDASDPEAHPALVEKAFVDDVDLAVLAFGVLGDQSEAERDAAHAVHIAATNYVGALSVTVPVSQAMQRQGHGAIVVLSSVAGERPRKANFVYGSSKAGLDAFATGLGDALQGTGVHVMVVRPGFVRTKMTAHLEPAPLSTTPEQVADAIVHGLRRRKETIWVPGAMRFVMSALRHVPRPIFRKLPV